The Branchiostoma lanceolatum isolate klBraLanc5 chromosome 10, klBraLanc5.hap2, whole genome shotgun sequence genome has a window encoding:
- the LOC136443303 gene encoding transcription factor HES-1-like, translated as MPAEKVVDKAREARMESRKSSKPIMEKRRRARINESLTELKTLILEALNKDSSRHSKLEKADILEMTVKHLRNLQRQQMAAAVSTDPSLLGKYRSGFSECMTEVSRVMGSMDGVDTQVKQRLINHLATHQPATNVMTSGVYAGVHPSAFPHVQPVQVQVPASASVPMQRVQLSPAQGAYPQAIQTTMYGGIPVVPGHFVGGEPVAVLLPSGQTIVQANGQQQQVVPVQYTNTAVVSAAQPQGLSSLSQTMMPSHPVPTQAATVPTKAAVSPAPIPEEKMWRPW; from the exons ATGCCTGCCGAGAAGGTTGTAGACAAAGCCCGTGAGGCAAGAATGGAGAGCCGCAAG TCTTCCAAGCCAATCATGGAGAAAAGACGCCGTGCCCGTATCAATGAGAGTCTGACTGAACTGAAGACCCTCATCCTTGAAGCACTGAACAAAGAT AGCTCCCGTCACTCAAAGCTGGAGAAGGCTGACATCTTGGAGATGACTGTCAAGCATCTTCGCAACCTCCAGAGACAGCAGATGGCGGCCGCCGTCTCCACTGACCCCTCCCTTCTGGGCAAGTACCGCTCCGGGTTCTCCGAGTGCATGACCGAAGTTTCCCGCGTCATGGGCTCCATGGATGGTGTCGACACGCAGGTGAAACAACGTCTGATCAACCACCTGGCGACCCATCAGCCGGCCACGAACGTCATGACGTCCGGGGTGTACGCAGGGGTTCACCCGTCGGCATTCCCGCACGTCCAGCCCGTGCAAGTGCAGGTGCCAGCCTCGGCGTCGGTTCCCATGCAGAGGGTGCAGCTGTCCCCGGCGCAGGGTGCGTACCCCCAGGCCATCCAGACGACCATGTACGGCGGGATCCCCGTGGTGCCCGGCCACTTCGTCGGCGGAGAGCCGGTGGCGGTGCTCCTCCCCAGCGGGCAGACCATCGTCCAAGCCAACGGACAACAGCAACAAGTTGTTCCCGTGCAGTACACCAATACAGCCGTTGTGTCAGCCGCGCAACCGCAAGGACTTTCCTCTCTCTCGCAAACCATGATGCCCAGTCATCCAGTCCCGACACAGGCGGCTACCGTACCCACCAAGGCCGCCGTCTCACCCGCGCCCATCCCCGAAGAGAAAATGTGGAGACCGTGGTGA